In the genome of Streptomyces sp. Tu 3180, the window GGCGCTGGGCCCCCGGACGGCCGGTGATCGCGCCCGTGACCCGGTCCCACACCACGCGCGGACGCAGCTCCGCGAAGGCGTCGGACGGGTACCGGCCGGCGAGCATGTCCAGGACGCCCGTGAAGGCGGACTCGGGCAGCGAGGCGAAGGGCGCGGCCCGGCGGACCGTGGCGAGCAGGTCGTCGAACTGCCAGGTGTCCATGGCCGTCATCGCGACCAGTTGCTGGGCCAGGACGTCCAGGGGGTTGGCGGGGACCTTCAGGGACTCGATGGCGCCCGCGCGCATCCGCTCGGTGACCACGGCCGCCTGCACGAGGTCGCCCCGGTACTTCGGGAACACCACGCCCGTGGAGACCGCGCCCACCTGGTGCCCCGCGCGGCCGACGCGCTGGAGACCGGAGGCCACGGACGGCGGCGACTCGACCTGGACCACCAGGTCGACGGCGCCCATGTCGATGCCCAGCTCCAGGCTGGAGGTGGCGACCACCGCGGGCAGCCGGCCCGCCTTGAGGTCCTCCTCCACCAGGGCGCGCTGCTCCTTGGACACCGAACCGTGGTGGGCGCGGGCGATGACCGCGGGCGCGCCCTGGGCCGCCCCGGAACCGCCCATCAGCTCGGCGGGGGAGTGGTGCTCGTCCAGGGGCTCGCCGGTGGCCCGCTCGTAGGCGATCTCGTTGAGCCGGTTGCACAGGCGCTCGGCGAGGCGCCGGGAGTTCGCGAACACGATCGTCGAGCGGTGGGACTGGACCAGGTCGGTGATCCGCTCCTCGACGTGCGGCCAGATCGACGGGCGTTCGGCGCCCTCCGAGCCGTCGGCGACCGGGGAGCCGCCCAGCTCTCCCAGGTCCTCGACCGGCACCACGACGGAGAGGTCGAACTCCTTGCCCGACTCCGGCTGGACGATCTCCACCTTCCGGCGGGGGGAGAGGAAGCGGGCGACCTCGTCGACCGGGCGGACGGTCGCCGAGAGGCCGATGCGGCGGGCCGGCCCGGGCAGCAGTTCGTCCAGCCGCTCGAGGGACAGCGCGAGGTGCGCCCCGCGCTTGGTGCCGGCGACCGCGTGCACCTCGTCCAGGATCACCGTCTCCACGCCCGTCAGCGCGTCGCGCGCGGCCGACGTCAGCATCAGGAACAGCGACTCGGGGGTGGTGATCAGGATGTCCGGCGGGCGGGTGGGCAGGGCGCGGCGCTCGGCGGGCGGGGTGTCGCCGGAGCGGATCCCGACCTTCACCTCCGGCTCGGGCAGGCCCAGGCGCACGGACTCCTGCCGGATGCCGGTCAGCGGGCTGCGGAGGTTGCGCTCGACGTCGACGGCCAGGGCCTTGAGGGGGGAGACGTACAGGACGCGGCAGCGTTTCCTCGGGTCGGCGGGCGGGGGCGTGGAGGCCAGCTGGTCCAGGGCCGCGAGGAAGGCGGCCAGGGTCTTCCCGGAACCGGTGGGGGCGACCACCAGCACGTCCGAGCCCTCCCGGATGGCCCGCCACGCGCCGGCCTGGGCGGCGGTGGGCGCGGAGAAAGCCCCCGTGAACCAGCCGCGGGTCGCGGGGGAGAAGCCGTCCAGTGCGCGGTGCGGATCACTGACCATGCGTCCATCGTGCACCCGGGGACTGACAGCGGGGCCGAGCCGGGGGACGGGGCGCCGTCCGCCCTTCGGTCCGGGAGGCCGGGGCAGGGGCAGAGGCCGGGGCCGGGGCCGGGGCCGCGTGACAATGGCCGTATGGCGGAATCGGGCGGGGAGCGCGCGCGGCACTGGCAGTACGCCGAACTGCCCGGTGTCGATCTGTTGCGCGCCCGGTACATACGGAAGACGTTCGCACGGCACACCCACGAGCACTTCGTGATCGCCGCCATCGCCGACGGGGTGGAGGTCTTCCACCACGGCGGGGGCGACCAGTACGCGGGCGCCGGGGCCCTCGCGCTGGTGAACCCGGACACCCCGCACACCGGGCGGGCGGGTGTCCCCGAGGGATGGCGGTACGGGGCGGTGTACCCGTCACCGGAGGTGGTGGCCGCGATCGCCGCCGAGACCACCACGCTGCGCGGCACGCCGGGTTTCGTGTCGCCGGTGCTCGACGACCCCTACACGGTCCGCCTCGTGCACCAGGTGCTGCGGGCCACCGACGAGGGCAACGCGCTCGCCGCCGACACCCTGCTCCGGGTCGCCGTGACCCGGCTGCTGCGGCTGAACGGCGGGGCGCTGCCGCGCCGGCAGGTGCGGACGGGCGGCGCCCGGACCGCGGCACGCGCGCGTGCCCTGCTGGAGGCGCGGATGGCCGCACCGCCGACGCTGGAGCAGCTGGCCGGTGAGCTGGGCACCAGCCCGTTCGCCCTGCTGCGCGCCTTCCGGGACGCCTACGGGATGCCACCGCACACCTGGCTCACCGACGCGCGGGTACGGCGGGCGCGGCGGCTGCTGGACGCGGGGACGGCGCCGTCGGAGGCGGCCGTCGCGGTCGGGTTCACCGACCAGCCGCACCTGAACCGGCACTTCGCCCGGATCGTCGGCGTGCCCCCGGGCGCGTACCAGCGCGAGCGCAAGAACGTACAAGACGCGCGGCGCGGCCCACTCGTACCGTCCGGGGCGTGGCAACGGAACAGACAACTCTCACAGACGTCCGGGACGCCGGGGGAGGAAAACCGGACGGCGCCGTCGTACGGGACGCCCTCGGGGTCGGGATCGCCGTCGGACTCTCCGGGTTCGCCTTCGGCGTGACCTCGGCCGGCAGCGGACTCACCCTGCTCCAGACCTGTGTGCTCAGCCTGCTGGTGTTCACCGGCGCGTCGCAGTTCGCACTGGTGGGGGCGCTGGCGGCCGGCGGAGGCCCGTTCACGGCCGCCGCGGGGGCGCTCTTCCTCGGGGTGCGCAACGCGTTCTACGGGCTGCGTCTGTCGCAGGTGCTGGCCCTCCCGCGCACGGTGCGGCCGTTCGCCGCCCAGTGGGTCATCGACGAGACGGCCGCCGTCTCGCTCGCCCAGCCCGACCGGCGCAGCGCGCGCGTCGGGTTCGTGGTGACCGGGCTCAGCCTGTACCTCCTGTGGAACCTCACGACGCTGCTCGGCGCGCTGGGCGCCGAGGCCATCGGGGACACCGACGCGTGGGGCCTGGACGCGGCCGGTCCCGCGGTCTTCCTGGCGCTGCTCGCGCCGATGCTGCGGACCGGAACCGAGCGCACCGTCGCCGGGCTCGCCGTTCTCCTGGGGCTCGGTCTGCTGCCCGTCCTGCCCGCCGGCGTGCCGGTCCTGGTGGCCGCCCTCGCGGCACCGGCCGTCCTGTGGGCGCGGGGCCGCCGGGAGAGCACACCGCGCGCTGACGTACCGGAGGGGGACCGTTGAACATCTGGATCGCGATCGGCGTGACCGCCCTCGGCTGCTACGCCGTCAAACTGGCCGGGCTGATGGTGCCCGCCGGAGTCCTCGAGCGGCCCCTCGTCAGGCGGCTCGCCGCGCTGCTGCCGGTCGCCCTGCTCGCCGCCCTGACGGCTCAGCAGACCTTCGCCGACGGCCGGGCGCTGGTGCTGGACGCGCGGGCGGCGGGGGTGGCGGCCGCCGCGGTGGCGCTGGCGCTGCGCGCTCCGTTCCTGGTTGTCGTCGGGGCGGCCGTGATCGTCACGGCGGGGGTGCGCGCCCTGGGCG includes:
- a CDS encoding AzlC family ABC transporter permease — encoded protein: MATEQTTLTDVRDAGGGKPDGAVVRDALGVGIAVGLSGFAFGVTSAGSGLTLLQTCVLSLLVFTGASQFALVGALAAGGGPFTAAAGALFLGVRNAFYGLRLSQVLALPRTVRPFAAQWVIDETAAVSLAQPDRRSARVGFVVTGLSLYLLWNLTTLLGALGAEAIGDTDAWGLDAAGPAVFLALLAPMLRTGTERTVAGLAVLLGLGLLPVLPAGVPVLVAALAAPAVLWARGRRESTPRADVPEGDR
- a CDS encoding AzlD domain-containing protein, with protein sequence MNIWIAIGVTALGCYAVKLAGLMVPAGVLERPLVRRLAALLPVALLAALTAQQTFADGRALVLDARAAGVAAAAVALALRAPFLVVVGAAVIVTAGVRALGG